A single genomic interval of Oncorhynchus mykiss isolate Arlee chromosome 13, USDA_OmykA_1.1, whole genome shotgun sequence harbors:
- the LOC110487087 gene encoding cytohesin-1 isoform X4: protein MQRNKQVAMGRKKFNMDPKKGIKFLIENDLLKHTSSDIAQFLYKGEGLNKTAIGDYLGERDEFNLQVLHDFVELHEFTDLNLVQALRQFLWSFRLPGEAQKIDRMMEAFAQRYCQCNPGVFQSTDTCYILSFAIIMLNTSLHNPNVKDKPAVERFISMNRGINDGGDLPEDLLRNLYDSIKNEPFKIPEDDGNDLTHTFFNPDREGWLLKLGGGRVKTWKRRWFILTDNCLYYFEYTTDKEPRGIIPLENLSIREVEDKKPNCFELFIPENKDQVIKACKTEADGRVVEGNHTFYRISAPTTEEKDEWMNSIKAAISRDPFYEMLATRKKKVSSMKRH, encoded by the exons ATGCAGAGGAACAAACAAGTGGCCATGGGCCGAAAGAAATTCAACATGGACCCTAAAAAG GGGATTAAGTTCCTGATTGAGAACGACCTGCTTAAGCACACCAGCTCTGACATCGCCCAGTTCCTGTACAAGGGGGAGGGGCTAAACAAGACAGCCATCGGAGACTACCTTGGGGAGAG AGATGAGTTCAACCTCCAGGTCCTCCATGACTTTGTGGAGCTCCATGAATTCACCGACTTGAACCTGGTCCAGGCCCTGAG ACAGTTCCTGTGGAGCTTCCGGCTGCCTGGCGAGGCCCAGAAGATCGACCGCATGATGGAGGCTTTCGCCCAGAGATACTGCCAGTGCAACCCTGGCGTCTTCCAGTCCACAG aCACCTGTTACATCCTGTCGTTTGCCATCATCATGCTGAACACCAGCCTCCACAACCCCAACGTGAAGGACAAGCCGGCCGTGGAGCGTTTCATCTCCATGAACAGAGGAATCAACGATGGAGGAGACCTTCCAGAGGACCTGCTCAGG AACCTGTATGACAGCATCAAGAACGAGCCCTTCAAAATCCCTGAGGACGACGGGAACGATCTCACACACACCTTCTTTAACCCAGACCGGGAGGGCTGGCTGCTTAAACTGGG AGGGGGACGCGTCAAGACCTGGAAGAGAAGATGGTTCATTCTCACAGACAACTGTCTGTATTACTTTGAGTACACCACT GACAAAGAGCCCAGAGGGATCATTCCACTGGAGAACCTCAGCATCCGGGAGGTTGAGGACAAGAAGCCT AACTGCTTTGAGCTCTTCATCCCAGAGAACAAGGACCAGGTGATCAAGGCCTGTAAGACAGAGGCGGACGGCAGAGTGGTGGAGGGGAACCACACCTTCTACAGGATCTCTGCTCCCACCACGGAGGAGAAGGATGAGTGGATGAACAGCATCAA AGCTGCCATCAGCAGGGATCCCTTCTATGAGATGCTGGCCACCCGCAAGAAGAAGGTCTCCTCCATGAAGAGACACTAG
- the LOC110487087 gene encoding cytohesin-1 isoform X3 — protein sequence MDGENYVPDDLTPEEQHELENIRRRKQELLEDIQRLKNEIAEVTSEIENLGSTEERKNMQRNKQVAMGRKKFNMDPKKGIKFLIENDLLKHTSSDIAQFLYKGEGLNKTAIGDYLGERDEFNLQVLHDFVELHEFTDLNLVQALRQFLWSFRLPGEAQKIDRMMEAFAQRYCQCNPGVFQSTDTCYILSFAIIMLNTSLHNPNVKDKPAVERFISMNRGINDGGDLPEDLLRNLYDSIKNEPFKIPEDDGNDLTHTFFNPDREGWLLKLGGGRVKTWKRRWFILTDNCLYYFEYTTDKEPRGIIPLENLSIREVEDKKPNCFELFIPENKDQVIKACKTEADGRVVEGNHTFYRISAPTTEEKDEWMNSIKAAISRDPFYEMLATRKKKVSSMKRH from the exons CGTCTGAAGAATGAGATAGCAGAAGTGACCAGTGAGATCGAGAACCTGGGTTCCACAGAGGAGAG GAAAAACATGCAGAGGAACAAACAAGTGGCCATGGGCCGAAAGAAATTCAACATGGACCCTAAAAAG GGGATTAAGTTCCTGATTGAGAACGACCTGCTTAAGCACACCAGCTCTGACATCGCCCAGTTCCTGTACAAGGGGGAGGGGCTAAACAAGACAGCCATCGGAGACTACCTTGGGGAGAG AGATGAGTTCAACCTCCAGGTCCTCCATGACTTTGTGGAGCTCCATGAATTCACCGACTTGAACCTGGTCCAGGCCCTGAG ACAGTTCCTGTGGAGCTTCCGGCTGCCTGGCGAGGCCCAGAAGATCGACCGCATGATGGAGGCTTTCGCCCAGAGATACTGCCAGTGCAACCCTGGCGTCTTCCAGTCCACAG aCACCTGTTACATCCTGTCGTTTGCCATCATCATGCTGAACACCAGCCTCCACAACCCCAACGTGAAGGACAAGCCGGCCGTGGAGCGTTTCATCTCCATGAACAGAGGAATCAACGATGGAGGAGACCTTCCAGAGGACCTGCTCAGG AACCTGTATGACAGCATCAAGAACGAGCCCTTCAAAATCCCTGAGGACGACGGGAACGATCTCACACACACCTTCTTTAACCCAGACCGGGAGGGCTGGCTGCTTAAACTGGG AGGGGGACGCGTCAAGACCTGGAAGAGAAGATGGTTCATTCTCACAGACAACTGTCTGTATTACTTTGAGTACACCACT GACAAAGAGCCCAGAGGGATCATTCCACTGGAGAACCTCAGCATCCGGGAGGTTGAGGACAAGAAGCCT AACTGCTTTGAGCTCTTCATCCCAGAGAACAAGGACCAGGTGATCAAGGCCTGTAAGACAGAGGCGGACGGCAGAGTGGTGGAGGGGAACCACACCTTCTACAGGATCTCTGCTCCCACCACGGAGGAGAAGGATGAGTGGATGAACAGCATCAA AGCTGCCATCAGCAGGGATCCCTTCTATGAGATGCTGGCCACCCGCAAGAAGAAGGTCTCCTCCATGAAGAGACACTAG
- the LOC110487087 gene encoding cytohesin-1 isoform X2, with product MVLKSEDGVVPDDLTPEEQHELENIRRRKQELLEDIQRLKNEIAEVTSEIENLGSTEERKNMQRNKQVAMGRKKFNMDPKKGIKFLIENDLLKHTSSDIAQFLYKGEGLNKTAIGDYLGERDEFNLQVLHDFVELHEFTDLNLVQALRQFLWSFRLPGEAQKIDRMMEAFAQRYCQCNPGVFQSTDTCYILSFAIIMLNTSLHNPNVKDKPAVERFISMNRGINDGGDLPEDLLRNLYDSIKNEPFKIPEDDGNDLTHTFFNPDREGWLLKLGGGRVKTWKRRWFILTDNCLYYFEYTTDKEPRGIIPLENLSIREVEDKKPNCFELFIPENKDQVIKACKTEADGRVVEGNHTFYRISAPTTEEKDEWMNSIKAAISRDPFYEMLATRKKKVSSMKRH from the exons CGTCTGAAGAATGAGATAGCAGAAGTGACCAGTGAGATCGAGAACCTGGGTTCCACAGAGGAGAG GAAAAACATGCAGAGGAACAAACAAGTGGCCATGGGCCGAAAGAAATTCAACATGGACCCTAAAAAG GGGATTAAGTTCCTGATTGAGAACGACCTGCTTAAGCACACCAGCTCTGACATCGCCCAGTTCCTGTACAAGGGGGAGGGGCTAAACAAGACAGCCATCGGAGACTACCTTGGGGAGAG AGATGAGTTCAACCTCCAGGTCCTCCATGACTTTGTGGAGCTCCATGAATTCACCGACTTGAACCTGGTCCAGGCCCTGAG ACAGTTCCTGTGGAGCTTCCGGCTGCCTGGCGAGGCCCAGAAGATCGACCGCATGATGGAGGCTTTCGCCCAGAGATACTGCCAGTGCAACCCTGGCGTCTTCCAGTCCACAG aCACCTGTTACATCCTGTCGTTTGCCATCATCATGCTGAACACCAGCCTCCACAACCCCAACGTGAAGGACAAGCCGGCCGTGGAGCGTTTCATCTCCATGAACAGAGGAATCAACGATGGAGGAGACCTTCCAGAGGACCTGCTCAGG AACCTGTATGACAGCATCAAGAACGAGCCCTTCAAAATCCCTGAGGACGACGGGAACGATCTCACACACACCTTCTTTAACCCAGACCGGGAGGGCTGGCTGCTTAAACTGGG AGGGGGACGCGTCAAGACCTGGAAGAGAAGATGGTTCATTCTCACAGACAACTGTCTGTATTACTTTGAGTACACCACT GACAAAGAGCCCAGAGGGATCATTCCACTGGAGAACCTCAGCATCCGGGAGGTTGAGGACAAGAAGCCT AACTGCTTTGAGCTCTTCATCCCAGAGAACAAGGACCAGGTGATCAAGGCCTGTAAGACAGAGGCGGACGGCAGAGTGGTGGAGGGGAACCACACCTTCTACAGGATCTCTGCTCCCACCACGGAGGAGAAGGATGAGTGGATGAACAGCATCAA AGCTGCCATCAGCAGGGATCCCTTCTATGAGATGCTGGCCACCCGCAAGAAGAAGGTCTCCTCCATGAAGAGACACTAG